The following proteins are encoded in a genomic region of Drosophila miranda strain MSH22 chromosome 4, D.miranda_PacBio2.1, whole genome shotgun sequence:
- the LOC108163713 gene encoding kinetochore and Eb1-associated basic protein isoform X2, with translation MDVPKTSADLLDIPRTPDMRYPGRFALISEPRPLRTKELLERQRQANRTASCSASKVGQQKNPEMRSTTESPKFLEPIPLRTKELLERQRQASSASKAARTPSSACGNMTDRDIPRTPEMRCPSIAVIPCSEPQPVRTKELLERWRRVDERERCHRPASASRIGRQNHKSPIPGITTNRLLVPSIGFSYRKQQLLPHTSTSASPHITKLGITKRRLEFRDDQGKESVGPKLKRLTAYLQHELEGWGSSTERRLRQMTIADFVSIVRHLLPLSGATVGSMSKACYAEQLIEALQQLKYPKKVNRTWLLMPGTQHVIGHVLDLLDFLLDFAVGTKQDAICVFPFVGDSLDDEKTFVLIARHYHLWQGEENSLQLEQQKRNEQLRECCNSNDIAALQQELEALQLELKQEFELNTVTDQQQLVQKDRLQQELTNCQDELKSLLAESSDYERKFSHLCTETWRKKKILQSLQDRVRSQRCSYQDYARLLDLHAERSDELQVYRRRQQDIFERLSIAKLQGKHSRRDLMNSIEAFNVKMRNIEYSLVFKGSCPKSLQLPLYPSMEEIQERLEKLKHWRHLMDSTVAKAGCFRKPPAR, from the exons ATGGATGTGCCTAAAACATCTGCGGATTTGTTGGATATACCCAGAACACCAGATATGCG TTATCCTGGTAGATTTGCACTGATTTCGGAACCGCGTCCGCTGCGTACCAAGGAACTGCTAGAGAGACAGCGGCAGGCGAACCGCACAGCATCATGCTCTGCATCGAAAGTAGGCCAACAAAAAAATCCAGAGATGCG TTCTACTACTGAAAGTCCTAAATTTTTGGAACCGATTCCGCTGCGCACCAAGGAATTGCTAGAGAGACAGCGTCAGGCGTCATCTGCATCCAAAGCAGCCCGCACACCATCCTCTGCATGCGGAAACATGACAGACAGAGACATACCTAGAACACCAGAGATGCG CTGTCCTAGCATCGCAGTCATACCCTGCTCAGAGCCGCAACCAGTGCGCACCAAGGAGCTACTGGAGCGATGGCGTAGGGTagatgagagagagagatgtcATCGCCCTGCCTCCGCATCGAGAATAGGTCGCCAAAATCACAAATCCCCAATACCAGGCATCACCACAAACAGGCTGTTGGTACCCTCCATTGGTTTCTCGTATCGCAAGCAGCAGCTGTTGCCGCACACATCCACATCTGCATCGCCCCACATAACCAAGTTAGGCATAACAAAGCGACGGCTGGAGTTCAGGGACGACCAGGGCAAGGAGTCGGTGGGGCCGAAATTGAAAAGGCTCACAGCCTATCTCCAGCACGAGCTGGAGGGTTGGGGCAGTAGCACGGAGCGACGGCTGCGCCAGATGACTATTGCGGACTTTGTGAGCATTGTGAGGCATTTGTTGCCCCTCTCTGGGGCAACGGTGGGGTCGATGAGTAAGGCCTGCTATGCGGAGCAGCTGATTGAAGCTCTGCAGCAGCTCAAGTATCCCAAGAAGGTGAACAGGACCTGGCTGTTGATGCCGGGAACACAGCATGTCATCGGTCATGTACTGGACCTGCTGGACTTTCTATTGGATTTTGCAGTCGGCACAAAACAGGATGCGATTTGTGTGTTTCCCTTTGTCGGAGACTCGTTGGATGATGAGAAAACCTTTGTGCTGATAGCGAGGCATTACCATCTGTGGCAAGGAGAGGAAAACAGTCTTCAATTAGAGCAGCAAAAGCGAAATGAACAACTACGGGAATGTTGCAATTCCAATGATATCGCTGCTCTCCAGCAGGAGTTGGAAGCCCTACAACTAGAGCTTAAACAGGAGTTTGAGTTGAATACGGTAACGGATCAGCAGCAGTTGGTACAAAAGGACAGACTTCAGCAAGAGCTAACCAACTGCCAGGATGAGCTGAAGTCATTACTGGCCGAGTCCTCGGATTATGAGCGGAAGTTCAGCCATTTGTGCACTGAAACCTGGCGAAAGAAGAAAATCCTGCAGTCCCTGCAGGATCGTGTTCGAAGCCAAAGGTGCAGCTACCAGGATTATGCTAGATTGCTGGACCTACATGCCGAGCGCTCCGATGAACTGCAGGTGTACCGTCGGCGGCAACAGGATATTTTCGAGCGCCTAAGCATCGCCAAGCTGCAAGGGAAGCACTCGCGCAGAGATCTAATGAACAGCATCGAAGCCTTCAACGTGAAAATGCGGAACATTGAGTACTCGTTGGTTTTCAAAGGAAGCTGCCCTAAATCCCTTCAGCTGCCGCTGTATCCATCAATGGAGGAGATACAAGAGCGACTGGAGAAGCTTAAGCATTGGCGCCACCTTATGGATTCTACTGTGGCCAAGGCAGGCTGCTTCAGGAAGCCCCCGGCGAGATAA
- the LOC108163713 gene encoding kinetochore and Eb1-associated basic protein isoform X1, whose translation MDVPKTSADLLDIPRTPDMRSYPGRFALISEPRPLRTKELLERQRQANRTASCSASKVGQQKNPEMRSTTESPKFLEPIPLRTKELLERQRQASSASKAARTPSSACGNMTDRDIPRTPEMRCPSIAVIPCSEPQPVRTKELLERWRRVDERERCHRPASASRIGRQNHKSPIPGITTNRLLVPSIGFSYRKQQLLPHTSTSASPHITKLGITKRRLEFRDDQGKESVGPKLKRLTAYLQHELEGWGSSTERRLRQMTIADFVSIVRHLLPLSGATVGSMSKACYAEQLIEALQQLKYPKKVNRTWLLMPGTQHVIGHVLDLLDFLLDFAVGTKQDAICVFPFVGDSLDDEKTFVLIARHYHLWQGEENSLQLEQQKRNEQLRECCNSNDIAALQQELEALQLELKQEFELNTVTDQQQLVQKDRLQQELTNCQDELKSLLAESSDYERKFSHLCTETWRKKKILQSLQDRVRSQRCSYQDYARLLDLHAERSDELQVYRRRQQDIFERLSIAKLQGKHSRRDLMNSIEAFNVKMRNIEYSLVFKGSCPKSLQLPLYPSMEEIQERLEKLKHWRHLMDSTVAKAGCFRKPPAR comes from the exons ATGGATGTGCCTAAAACATCTGCGGATTTGTTGGATATACCCAGAACACCAGATATGCG CAGTTATCCTGGTAGATTTGCACTGATTTCGGAACCGCGTCCGCTGCGTACCAAGGAACTGCTAGAGAGACAGCGGCAGGCGAACCGCACAGCATCATGCTCTGCATCGAAAGTAGGCCAACAAAAAAATCCAGAGATGCG TTCTACTACTGAAAGTCCTAAATTTTTGGAACCGATTCCGCTGCGCACCAAGGAATTGCTAGAGAGACAGCGTCAGGCGTCATCTGCATCCAAAGCAGCCCGCACACCATCCTCTGCATGCGGAAACATGACAGACAGAGACATACCTAGAACACCAGAGATGCG CTGTCCTAGCATCGCAGTCATACCCTGCTCAGAGCCGCAACCAGTGCGCACCAAGGAGCTACTGGAGCGATGGCGTAGGGTagatgagagagagagatgtcATCGCCCTGCCTCCGCATCGAGAATAGGTCGCCAAAATCACAAATCCCCAATACCAGGCATCACCACAAACAGGCTGTTGGTACCCTCCATTGGTTTCTCGTATCGCAAGCAGCAGCTGTTGCCGCACACATCCACATCTGCATCGCCCCACATAACCAAGTTAGGCATAACAAAGCGACGGCTGGAGTTCAGGGACGACCAGGGCAAGGAGTCGGTGGGGCCGAAATTGAAAAGGCTCACAGCCTATCTCCAGCACGAGCTGGAGGGTTGGGGCAGTAGCACGGAGCGACGGCTGCGCCAGATGACTATTGCGGACTTTGTGAGCATTGTGAGGCATTTGTTGCCCCTCTCTGGGGCAACGGTGGGGTCGATGAGTAAGGCCTGCTATGCGGAGCAGCTGATTGAAGCTCTGCAGCAGCTCAAGTATCCCAAGAAGGTGAACAGGACCTGGCTGTTGATGCCGGGAACACAGCATGTCATCGGTCATGTACTGGACCTGCTGGACTTTCTATTGGATTTTGCAGTCGGCACAAAACAGGATGCGATTTGTGTGTTTCCCTTTGTCGGAGACTCGTTGGATGATGAGAAAACCTTTGTGCTGATAGCGAGGCATTACCATCTGTGGCAAGGAGAGGAAAACAGTCTTCAATTAGAGCAGCAAAAGCGAAATGAACAACTACGGGAATGTTGCAATTCCAATGATATCGCTGCTCTCCAGCAGGAGTTGGAAGCCCTACAACTAGAGCTTAAACAGGAGTTTGAGTTGAATACGGTAACGGATCAGCAGCAGTTGGTACAAAAGGACAGACTTCAGCAAGAGCTAACCAACTGCCAGGATGAGCTGAAGTCATTACTGGCCGAGTCCTCGGATTATGAGCGGAAGTTCAGCCATTTGTGCACTGAAACCTGGCGAAAGAAGAAAATCCTGCAGTCCCTGCAGGATCGTGTTCGAAGCCAAAGGTGCAGCTACCAGGATTATGCTAGATTGCTGGACCTACATGCCGAGCGCTCCGATGAACTGCAGGTGTACCGTCGGCGGCAACAGGATATTTTCGAGCGCCTAAGCATCGCCAAGCTGCAAGGGAAGCACTCGCGCAGAGATCTAATGAACAGCATCGAAGCCTTCAACGTGAAAATGCGGAACATTGAGTACTCGTTGGTTTTCAAAGGAAGCTGCCCTAAATCCCTTCAGCTGCCGCTGTATCCATCAATGGAGGAGATACAAGAGCGACTGGAGAAGCTTAAGCATTGGCGCCACCTTATGGATTCTACTGTGGCCAAGGCAGGCTGCTTCAGGAAGCCCCCGGCGAGATAA
- the LOC108163713 gene encoding kinetochore and Eb1-associated basic protein isoform X3: MDVPKTSADLLDIPRTPDMRSYPGRFALISEPRPLRTKELLERQRQANRTASCSASKVGQQKNPEMRCPSIAVIPCSEPQPVRTKELLERWRRVDERERCHRPASASRIGRQNHKSPIPGITTNRLLVPSIGFSYRKQQLLPHTSTSASPHITKLGITKRRLEFRDDQGKESVGPKLKRLTAYLQHELEGWGSSTERRLRQMTIADFVSIVRHLLPLSGATVGSMSKACYAEQLIEALQQLKYPKKVNRTWLLMPGTQHVIGHVLDLLDFLLDFAVGTKQDAICVFPFVGDSLDDEKTFVLIARHYHLWQGEENSLQLEQQKRNEQLRECCNSNDIAALQQELEALQLELKQEFELNTVTDQQQLVQKDRLQQELTNCQDELKSLLAESSDYERKFSHLCTETWRKKKILQSLQDRVRSQRCSYQDYARLLDLHAERSDELQVYRRRQQDIFERLSIAKLQGKHSRRDLMNSIEAFNVKMRNIEYSLVFKGSCPKSLQLPLYPSMEEIQERLEKLKHWRHLMDSTVAKAGCFRKPPAR; the protein is encoded by the exons ATGGATGTGCCTAAAACATCTGCGGATTTGTTGGATATACCCAGAACACCAGATATGCG CAGTTATCCTGGTAGATTTGCACTGATTTCGGAACCGCGTCCGCTGCGTACCAAGGAACTGCTAGAGAGACAGCGGCAGGCGAACCGCACAGCATCATGCTCTGCATCGAAAGTAGGCCAACAAAAAAATCCAGAGATGCG CTGTCCTAGCATCGCAGTCATACCCTGCTCAGAGCCGCAACCAGTGCGCACCAAGGAGCTACTGGAGCGATGGCGTAGGGTagatgagagagagagatgtcATCGCCCTGCCTCCGCATCGAGAATAGGTCGCCAAAATCACAAATCCCCAATACCAGGCATCACCACAAACAGGCTGTTGGTACCCTCCATTGGTTTCTCGTATCGCAAGCAGCAGCTGTTGCCGCACACATCCACATCTGCATCGCCCCACATAACCAAGTTAGGCATAACAAAGCGACGGCTGGAGTTCAGGGACGACCAGGGCAAGGAGTCGGTGGGGCCGAAATTGAAAAGGCTCACAGCCTATCTCCAGCACGAGCTGGAGGGTTGGGGCAGTAGCACGGAGCGACGGCTGCGCCAGATGACTATTGCGGACTTTGTGAGCATTGTGAGGCATTTGTTGCCCCTCTCTGGGGCAACGGTGGGGTCGATGAGTAAGGCCTGCTATGCGGAGCAGCTGATTGAAGCTCTGCAGCAGCTCAAGTATCCCAAGAAGGTGAACAGGACCTGGCTGTTGATGCCGGGAACACAGCATGTCATCGGTCATGTACTGGACCTGCTGGACTTTCTATTGGATTTTGCAGTCGGCACAAAACAGGATGCGATTTGTGTGTTTCCCTTTGTCGGAGACTCGTTGGATGATGAGAAAACCTTTGTGCTGATAGCGAGGCATTACCATCTGTGGCAAGGAGAGGAAAACAGTCTTCAATTAGAGCAGCAAAAGCGAAATGAACAACTACGGGAATGTTGCAATTCCAATGATATCGCTGCTCTCCAGCAGGAGTTGGAAGCCCTACAACTAGAGCTTAAACAGGAGTTTGAGTTGAATACGGTAACGGATCAGCAGCAGTTGGTACAAAAGGACAGACTTCAGCAAGAGCTAACCAACTGCCAGGATGAGCTGAAGTCATTACTGGCCGAGTCCTCGGATTATGAGCGGAAGTTCAGCCATTTGTGCACTGAAACCTGGCGAAAGAAGAAAATCCTGCAGTCCCTGCAGGATCGTGTTCGAAGCCAAAGGTGCAGCTACCAGGATTATGCTAGATTGCTGGACCTACATGCCGAGCGCTCCGATGAACTGCAGGTGTACCGTCGGCGGCAACAGGATATTTTCGAGCGCCTAAGCATCGCCAAGCTGCAAGGGAAGCACTCGCGCAGAGATCTAATGAACAGCATCGAAGCCTTCAACGTGAAAATGCGGAACATTGAGTACTCGTTGGTTTTCAAAGGAAGCTGCCCTAAATCCCTTCAGCTGCCGCTGTATCCATCAATGGAGGAGATACAAGAGCGACTGGAGAAGCTTAAGCATTGGCGCCACCTTATGGATTCTACTGTGGCCAAGGCAGGCTGCTTCAGGAAGCCCCCGGCGAGATAA